The following are encoded in a window of Mycobacterium sp. ELW1 genomic DNA:
- a CDS encoding cytochrome c oxidase subunit 4 translates to MHIEARLFEILTAFFVLAAVVYGALTAVFQYGGIEWAGTTALVLTAGLSLITGTFFRFVARRLDTRPEDYEDAEISDGAGELGFYAPHSWWPILIALAFSTAAVGAALWLPWLIAAGVVFVMAAVCGLVFEYYVGPEKH, encoded by the coding sequence ATGCACATTGAAGCCAGGCTCTTCGAAATCCTGACCGCGTTCTTCGTCCTCGCCGCTGTGGTCTACGGCGCGCTGACCGCGGTCTTCCAGTACGGCGGCATCGAGTGGGCGGGCACCACCGCGCTGGTGCTCACCGCCGGCTTGTCGCTGATCACCGGAACCTTCTTCAGGTTCGTGGCGCGCCGCCTCGATACCCGCCCCGAGGACTACGAGGACGCCGAAATCAGCGACGGCGCAGGGGAGTTGGGCTTCTACGCCCCGCACAGCTGGTGGCCGATCCTGATCGCGCTGGCCTTCTCGACCGCCGCCGTCGGCGCCGCGTTGTGGCTGCCCTGGTTGATCGCGGCCGGTGTGGTCTTCGTGATGGCCGCCGTGTGCGGTCTCGTGTTCGAGTACTACGTCGGCCCCGAGAAGCACTGA